The sequence TGCCGGGCAACAACACTCTATCCCTGCTGAAAATTGTGCGGGCAACAATTCCGTGCTGGAGCTTGAAGCCCGCGCAGCCAAAAAGCTCACCGAAGGCTACGTCCTAAACATTACAAAAAGCTTATTTTAGGAGGCTGTTATGACATCGATTATTTCTGACATTCGTATTCTCGACAATTTACTGGCCCTCAACCTCAATGTCAGCCTGTGGTCAGCCCGGCGCAAGATGAGCCAGGAAGACCTGGGCGGCGCAGAACTGCCCCCTGAAGACCTGGCATCTCTGGGATCAAAGCGCATTGCTGACCCGGAAAATCTCAAGGTGTTCGGTACGCTCAAGGCCCGCGCCTTCAACTATCTGGACCGGCACGGAGTACGCTTCATGTCCGGCTGGGCCATCCCTGAAGAAAAAGCCGGTGAAATCGTGCAAGAGCTTTGCAATATACGCAACGATTTTCAGAAAGAAAAAGAGGCCTTTCTGGCAGGCTATGATCAGAATGTGCAGGGCTGGATAGAAAAGCATCATCAGTGGGGCGAAATTATCCGCAATTCCATTGTGGGGCCGGACTATGTGCGTGCCCGCATGGATTTTCGCTGGCAATTGTACAAGGTGTCCCCGCTGGCGCAACATACAGATAACACAGCCGTGCTGGAAGCCGGTCTGGCAGAAGAGGTGCAGGGTCTGGGCGGCACACTCTTCGGCGAAGTGGCCAAGTCTGCCGAAGACATCTGGCGCAGGGTCTATCACGGCAAGACGGAAGTAACCCACAAGGCCCTTTCGCCTCTGCGAACTCTGCATGCCAAGCTCACGGGCTTGTCTTTCGTGGAGCCGCATGTGGCTCCGGTGGCAGACATCGTGCAGGCCGCATTGCAGCGCATACCCAGGAAGGGCAACATCAGCGGCACAGACTTGCTGTTGCTGCAAGGCCTGGTCTGCCTGCTCAAGGACAGTGATGCCCTGGTGGCACACGCCCAGAAGGTCATTGAGGGGTATGGCCCGGCCTTTGTGCTGGACGCCTTGCTGGCTGGGCCGAACGTTATCCACGAATCAGACGGCTTAGCTGAACAGATAGACGACATTGCAGGTGGGGATATGGATGACGCCCCCATATTGCCGGATATCTCCGTGGCAGACAACACGCTGCCTCATCCAGCCATTCCCAGCCTGGGCCTGTGGTGATGCCATGATTCGTTCAAAAGACGTTCTCAACTGCCTGCCCCTGCTGGCATCCGTGCTGGGCGACCAGTACGGGGTGCAGATACGTATTGGTGGCAGTGAAGCCTGCACCGACGGCAAGGTTATTCAACTGCCCTCATTGCCGATGGCTTGCGAGCCGGAATTGCTGGCATTGGCAAGGTCGTTTGTCGATCATGAATCTGGCCATATCCGGCATACGGACTTTGTAGTACTGAA is a genomic window of Desulfovibrio intestinalis containing:
- a CDS encoding DUF3150 domain-containing protein → MTSIISDIRILDNLLALNLNVSLWSARRKMSQEDLGGAELPPEDLASLGSKRIADPENLKVFGTLKARAFNYLDRHGVRFMSGWAIPEEKAGEIVQELCNIRNDFQKEKEAFLAGYDQNVQGWIEKHHQWGEIIRNSIVGPDYVRARMDFRWQLYKVSPLAQHTDNTAVLEAGLAEEVQGLGGTLFGEVAKSAEDIWRRVYHGKTEVTHKALSPLRTLHAKLTGLSFVEPHVAPVADIVQAALQRIPRKGNISGTDLLLLQGLVCLLKDSDALVAHAQKVIEGYGPAFVLDALLAGPNVIHESDGLAEQIDDIAGGDMDDAPILPDISVADNTLPHPAIPSLGLW